A single window of Oncorhynchus keta strain PuntledgeMale-10-30-2019 chromosome 34, Oket_V2, whole genome shotgun sequence DNA harbors:
- the LOC118366747 gene encoding fibrous sheath CABYR-binding protein-like isoform X21, giving the protein MKMKTLVFLLLSLTVALRRAHGVMDEWIDEWKPPLHQREIYPVLRDLEKPAGWNTEAIVKQTQLSSAVEEKPNELSLLVQEKPEELSPLVQENLVEPSLDLQVIPVRHEKPAERMPVVQKKPETEDTVELEKKVEQAQEKPVEKAQEKPVEKAQEKPVEKAQEKPVEKAQEKPVEKAQEKPVEKAQEKPVEKAQEKPVEKAQEKPVEKAQEKPVEKAQEKPEEPSPPVQEKREELSPPGHVKREELSPPGHVKREELSPPGHVKREELSPPGHVKREELSPPGHVKREELSPPGHVKREELSPPGHVKREELSPPGHVKREELSPPGHVKREELSPPGHVKREELNPPGHVKREELSPPVQEKTEEPNPDAQEKPEALPPVDQEKPEELSPVEQEKPRVDVAHVVEEELVEVSPAAEKEAQPEQEMEAEMEEDLLRMEDPEMGKPEMEVAEMGLNMKQPEMEGKETEEPEMEESEVPRVKMEPEVEMDTEVEMALAMGEGLTYQEEGPLMEGENVMAVEPIMDLEPLPDDTLIEQNWRGSSPMDDNKMAPEMMYNFDLEEEPMTELEPLLREGPSLEEDDEYVMAEQPIVELEPEMRDVPFGENPITTDYAIKGEEPVRELIEDMGPTMEREYFLAEEPIMELEPEMREGLYTGHYPMTDSAVMVEEPMMELEPLEEKRHLREERLLLEEGVRVRERPLMEQPTLGKGPMMDGEARMWVEPESEKRSLNREDSEVGLKENMAQLEPTGRSSCSGVVLEGKCYQFFRGPKTASDAEFYCQANVPRGHLASITSQTIHRQVMDLMLQQIGGYTRTWVGGLRYLDTGRFIWLDGAHWYYDDWLPGEPNYTAGVENCLELLALGNGKFNDMPCWDLRAFVCSHPV; this is encoded by the exons atgAAGATGAAGACTCTGGTCTTTCTGTTGTTGAGCCTGACAG TGGCTCTGCGGAGAGCACATGGAGTCATGGATGAATGGATTGATGAATGGAAACCACCTTTGCACCAGAGAGAGATCTACCCAGTCCTGAGAGAcctggagaaacccgctggctggaACACTGAGGCGATTGTAAAACAAACCCAGCTTAGTTCTGCGGTGGAGGAGAAACCTAATGAACTGAGCCTTCTAGTGCAGGAGAAACCAGAAGAGCTGAGCCCCCTGGTGCAGGAGAATCTAGTGGAACCCAGCCTGGATTTACAGGTGATTCCAGTAAGACATGAAAAACCAGCTGAACGGATGCCAGTGGTTcagaagaaaccagaaacagaagacactgtggagctggagAAGAAAGTAGAGCAAGCCCAGGAGAAACCAGTAGAAAAAGCCCAGGAGAAACCAGTAGAGAAAGCCCAGGAGAAACCAGTAGAAAAAGCCCAGGAGAAACCAGTAGAAAAAGCCCAGGAGAAACCAGTAGAGAAAGCCCAGGAGAAACCAGTAGAAAAAGCCCAGGAGAAACCAGTAGAGAAAGCCCAGGAGAAACCAGTAGAGAAAGCCCAGGAGAAACCAGTAGAGAAAGCCCAGGAGAAACCAGTAGAGAAAGCCCAGGAGAAACCAGAAGAACCGAGCCCTCCGGTGCAGGAGAAACGAGAAGAACTGAGCCCTCCAGGTCATGTGAAACGAGAAGAACTGAGCCCTCCAG GTCATGTGAAACGAGAAGAACTGAGCCCTCCAGGTCATGTGAAACGAGAAGAACTGAGCCCTCCAGGTCATGTGAAACGAGAAGAACTGAGCCCTCCAG GTCATGTGAAACGAGAAGAACTGAGCCCTCCAGGTCATGTGAAACGAGAAGAACTGAGCCCTCCAGGTCATGTGAAACGAGAAGAACTGAGCCCTCCAGGTCATGTGAAACGAGAAGAACTGAGCCCTCCAGGTCATGTGAAACGAGAAGAACTGAGCCCTCCAGGTCATGTGAAACGAGAAGAACTGAACCCTCCAGGTCATGTGAAACGAGAAGAACTGAGTCCTCCAGTGCAGGAAAAAACAGAAGAACCGAACCCTGACGCGCAGGAGAAACCAGAAGCACTGCCCCCTGTTGATCAAGAGAAACCAGAAGAACTGAGCCCTGTCGAGCAAGAGAAACCACGGGTAGATGTGGCCCATGTGGTTGAAGAGGAGTTGGTGGAGGTGAGCCCAGCAGCAGAGAAGGAGGCTCAGCCTGAGCAGGAGATGGAGGCTGAGATGGAGGAGGATCTACTGAGGATGGAAGATCCCGAGATGGGCAAACCAGAGATGGAAGTAGCAGAGATGGGATTAAATATGAAACAACCAGAGATGGAAGGAAAAGAAACGGAAGAACCAGAAATGGAGGAATCAGAAGTACCAAGGGTAAAAATGGAACCTGAAGTAGAAATGGACACAGAGGTGGAGATGGCGCTTGCAATGGGCGAGGGGCTCACCTACCAAGAGGAGGGCCCTCTTATGGAGGGTGAAAATGTCATGGCTGTAGAGCCAATCATGGATTTGGAACCACTGCCAGATGACACTTTGATTGAACAGAATTGGAGAGGAAGCAGTCCTATGGATGACAACAAGATGGCTCCAGAAATGATGTATAATTTTGATCTGGAAGAGGAGCCAATGACAGAACTGGAGCCGTTGCTAAGGGAGGGGCCTAGCCTGGAGGAAGACGATGAGTATGTCATGGCGGAGCAACCAATCGTGGAGCTGGAGCCTGAAATGAGGGATGTGCCTTTTGGAGAGAATCCAATCACGACAGATTACGCCATCAAGGGGGAGGAGCCAGTGAGGGAACTGATAGAAGACATGGGGCCTACGATGGAGAGGGAGTACTTCCTGGCTGAAGAACCAATCATGGAGCTGGAACCTGAAATGAGGGAGGGGCTATACACTGGGCATTATCCAATGACAGACTCAGCTGTGATGGTAGAGGAGCCAATGATGGAGTTGGAGCCTCTAGAAGAGAAGAGACATCTTAGGGAAGAGCGTTTGCTATTGGAGGAGGGGGTTCGAGTAAGAGAGAGGCCTCTCATGGAGCAGCCAACGTTGGGCAAGGGCCCCATGATGGATGGAGAGGCGCGAATGTGGGTGGAACCAGAGAGCGAGAAGCGGTCTTTAAATAGGGAGGATAGCGAGGTGGGGCTAAAGGAGAACATGGCCCAACTTGAACCTACAG GGAGGAGCTCCTGCAGTGGTGTGGTCCTGGAGGGGAAATGCTACCAGTTCTTCAGAGGCCCAAAGACAGCCTCAGATGCTGAG TTCTACTGCCAGGCTAACGTCCCTCGTGGCCACCTGGCATCCATCACGAGTCAGACCATCCACAGACAGGTCATGGACCTCATGCTGCAACAGATCGGAGGATACACACGCACCTGGGTTGGAGGACTACGCTACCTGGAC ACTGGTCGCTTCATCTGGTTGGACGGTGCCCACTGGTACTATGATGATTGGCTGCCCGGTGAGCCCAATTACACGGCAGGAGTGGAGAACTGTCTGGAGCTGCTGGCACTTG GAAATGGGAAGTTTAATGATATGCCGTGCTGGGATCTGCGAGCGTTTGTCTGCTCTCACCCTGTCTAG
- the LOC118366747 gene encoding fibrous sheath CABYR-binding protein-like isoform X15 — MKMKTLVFLLLSLTVALRRAHGVMDEWIDEWKPPLHQREIYPVLRDLEKPAGWNTEAIVKQTQLSSAVEEKPNELSLLVQEKPEELSPLVQENLVEPSLDLQVIPVRHEKPAERMPVVQKKPETEDTVELEKKVEQAQEKPVEKAQEKPVEKAQEKPVEKAQEKPVEKAQEKPVEKAQEKPVEKAQEKPVEKAQEKPVEKAQEKPVEKAQEKPVEKAQEKPEEPSPPVQEKREELSPPGHVKREELSPPGHVKREELSPPGHVKREELSPPGHVKREELSPPGHVKREELSPPGHVKREELSPPGHVKREELSPPGHVKREELSPPGHVKREELSPPGHVKREELSPPGHVKREELNPPGHVKREELSPPVQEKTEEPNPDAQEKPEALPPVDQEKPEELSPVEQEKPRVDVAHVVEEELVEVSPAAEKEAQPEQEMEAEMEEDLLRMEDPEMGKPEMEVAEMGLNMKQPEMEGKETEEPEMEESEVPRVKMEPEVEMDTEVEMALAMGEGLTYQEEGPLMEGENVMAVEPIMDLEPLPDDTLIEQNWRGSSPMDDNKMAPEMMYNFDLEEEPMTELEPLLREGPSLEEDDEYVMAEQPIVELEPEMRDVPFGENPITTDYAIKGEEPVRELIEDMGPTMEREYFLAEEPIMELEPEMREGLYTGHYPMTDSAVMVEEPMMELEPLEEKRHLREERLLLEEGVRVRERPLMEQPTLGKGPMMDGEARMWVEPESEKRSLNREDSEVGLKENMAQLEPTGRSSCSGVVLEGKCYQFFRGPKTASDAEFYCQANVPRGHLASITSQTIHRQVMDLMLQQIGGYTRTWVGGLRYLDTGRFIWLDGAHWYYDDWLPGEPNYTAGVENCLELLALGNGKFNDMPCWDLRAFVCSHPV; from the exons atgAAGATGAAGACTCTGGTCTTTCTGTTGTTGAGCCTGACAG TGGCTCTGCGGAGAGCACATGGAGTCATGGATGAATGGATTGATGAATGGAAACCACCTTTGCACCAGAGAGAGATCTACCCAGTCCTGAGAGAcctggagaaacccgctggctggaACACTGAGGCGATTGTAAAACAAACCCAGCTTAGTTCTGCGGTGGAGGAGAAACCTAATGAACTGAGCCTTCTAGTGCAGGAGAAACCAGAAGAGCTGAGCCCCCTGGTGCAGGAGAATCTAGTGGAACCCAGCCTGGATTTACAGGTGATTCCAGTAAGACATGAAAAACCAGCTGAACGGATGCCAGTGGTTcagaagaaaccagaaacagaagacactgtggagctggagAAGAAAGTAGAGCAAGCCCAGGAGAAACCAGTAGAAAAAGCCCAGGAGAAACCAGTAGAGAAAGCCCAGGAGAAACCAGTAGAAAAAGCCCAGGAGAAACCAGTAGAAAAAGCCCAGGAGAAACCAGTAGAGAAAGCCCAGGAGAAACCAGTAGAAAAAGCCCAGGAGAAACCAGTAGAGAAAGCCCAGGAGAAACCAGTAGAGAAAGCCCAGGAGAAACCAGTAGAGAAAGCCCAGGAGAAACCAGTAGAGAAAGCCCAGGAGAAACCAGAAGAACCGAGCCCTCCGGTGCAGGAGAAACGAGAAGAACTGAGCCCTCCAGGTCATGTGAAACGAGAAGAACTGAGCCCTCCAG GTCATGTGAAACGAGAAGAACTGAGCCCTCCAGGTCATGTGAAACGAGAAGAACTGAGCCCTCCAG GTCATGTGAAACGAGAAGAACTGAGCCCTCCAGGTCATGTGAAACGAGAAGAACTGAGCCCTCCAGGTCATGTGAAACGAGAAGAACTGAGCCCTCCAGGTCATGTGAAACGAGAAGAACTGAGCCCTCCAGGTCATGTGAAACGAGAAGAACTGAGCCCTCCAGGTCATGTGAAACGAGAAGAACTGAGCCCTCCAGGTCATGTGAAACGAGAAGAACTGAGCCCTCCAGGTCATGTGAAACGAGAAGAACTGAACCCTCCAGGTCATGTGAAACGAGAAGAACTGAGTCCTCCAGTGCAGGAAAAAACAGAAGAACCGAACCCTGACGCGCAGGAGAAACCAGAAGCACTGCCCCCTGTTGATCAAGAGAAACCAGAAGAACTGAGCCCTGTCGAGCAAGAGAAACCACGGGTAGATGTGGCCCATGTGGTTGAAGAGGAGTTGGTGGAGGTGAGCCCAGCAGCAGAGAAGGAGGCTCAGCCTGAGCAGGAGATGGAGGCTGAGATGGAGGAGGATCTACTGAGGATGGAAGATCCCGAGATGGGCAAACCAGAGATGGAAGTAGCAGAGATGGGATTAAATATGAAACAACCAGAGATGGAAGGAAAAGAAACGGAAGAACCAGAAATGGAGGAATCAGAAGTACCAAGGGTAAAAATGGAACCTGAAGTAGAAATGGACACAGAGGTGGAGATGGCGCTTGCAATGGGCGAGGGGCTCACCTACCAAGAGGAGGGCCCTCTTATGGAGGGTGAAAATGTCATGGCTGTAGAGCCAATCATGGATTTGGAACCACTGCCAGATGACACTTTGATTGAACAGAATTGGAGAGGAAGCAGTCCTATGGATGACAACAAGATGGCTCCAGAAATGATGTATAATTTTGATCTGGAAGAGGAGCCAATGACAGAACTGGAGCCGTTGCTAAGGGAGGGGCCTAGCCTGGAGGAAGACGATGAGTATGTCATGGCGGAGCAACCAATCGTGGAGCTGGAGCCTGAAATGAGGGATGTGCCTTTTGGAGAGAATCCAATCACGACAGATTACGCCATCAAGGGGGAGGAGCCAGTGAGGGAACTGATAGAAGACATGGGGCCTACGATGGAGAGGGAGTACTTCCTGGCTGAAGAACCAATCATGGAGCTGGAACCTGAAATGAGGGAGGGGCTATACACTGGGCATTATCCAATGACAGACTCAGCTGTGATGGTAGAGGAGCCAATGATGGAGTTGGAGCCTCTAGAAGAGAAGAGACATCTTAGGGAAGAGCGTTTGCTATTGGAGGAGGGGGTTCGAGTAAGAGAGAGGCCTCTCATGGAGCAGCCAACGTTGGGCAAGGGCCCCATGATGGATGGAGAGGCGCGAATGTGGGTGGAACCAGAGAGCGAGAAGCGGTCTTTAAATAGGGAGGATAGCGAGGTGGGGCTAAAGGAGAACATGGCCCAACTTGAACCTACAG GGAGGAGCTCCTGCAGTGGTGTGGTCCTGGAGGGGAAATGCTACCAGTTCTTCAGAGGCCCAAAGACAGCCTCAGATGCTGAG TTCTACTGCCAGGCTAACGTCCCTCGTGGCCACCTGGCATCCATCACGAGTCAGACCATCCACAGACAGGTCATGGACCTCATGCTGCAACAGATCGGAGGATACACACGCACCTGGGTTGGAGGACTACGCTACCTGGAC ACTGGTCGCTTCATCTGGTTGGACGGTGCCCACTGGTACTATGATGATTGGCTGCCCGGTGAGCCCAATTACACGGCAGGAGTGGAGAACTGTCTGGAGCTGCTGGCACTTG GAAATGGGAAGTTTAATGATATGCCGTGCTGGGATCTGCGAGCGTTTGTCTGCTCTCACCCTGTCTAG
- the LOC118366747 gene encoding fibrous sheath CABYR-binding protein-like isoform X16, whose translation MKMKTLVFLLLSLTVALRRAHGVMDEWIDEWKPPLHQREIYPVLRDLEKPAGWNTEAIVKQTQLSSAVEEKPNELSLLVQEKPEELSPLVQENLVEPSLDLQVIPVRHEKPAERMPVVQKKPETEDTVELEKKVEQAQEKPVEKAQEKPVEKAQEKPVEKAQEKPVEKAQEKPVEKAQEKPVEKAQEKPVEKAQEKPVEKAQEKPVEKAQEKPVEKAQEKPEEPSPPVQEKREELSPPGHVKREELSPPGHVKREELSPPGHVKREELSPPGHVKREELSPPGHVKREELSPPGHVKREELSPPGHVKREELSPPGHVKREELSPPGHVKREELSPPGHVKREELSPPGHVKREELNPPGHVKREELSPPVQEKTEEPNPDAQEKPEALPPVDQEKPEELSPVEQEKPRVDVAHVVEEELVEVSPAAEKEAQPEQEMEAEMEEDLLRMEDPEMGKPEMEVAEMGLNMKQPEMEGKETEEPEMEESEVPRVKMEPEVEMDTEVEMALAMGEGLTYQEEGPLMEGENVMAVEPIMDLEPLPDDTLIEQNWRGSSPMDDNKMAPEMMYNFDLEEEPMTELEPLLREGPSLEEDDEYVMAEQPIVELEPEMRDVPFGENPITTDYAIKGEEPVRELIEDMGPTMEREYFLAEEPIMELEPEMREGLYTGHYPMTDSAVMVEEPMMELEPLEEKRHLREERLLLEEGVRVRERPLMEQPTLGKGPMMDGEARMWVEPESEKRSLNREDSEVGLKENMAQLEPTGRSSCSGVVLEGKCYQFFRGPKTASDAEFYCQANVPRGHLASITSQTIHRQVMDLMLQQIGGYTRTWVGGLRYLDTGRFIWLDGAHWYYDDWLPGEPNYTAGVENCLELLALGNGKFNDMPCWDLRAFVCSHPV comes from the exons atgAAGATGAAGACTCTGGTCTTTCTGTTGTTGAGCCTGACAG TGGCTCTGCGGAGAGCACATGGAGTCATGGATGAATGGATTGATGAATGGAAACCACCTTTGCACCAGAGAGAGATCTACCCAGTCCTGAGAGAcctggagaaacccgctggctggaACACTGAGGCGATTGTAAAACAAACCCAGCTTAGTTCTGCGGTGGAGGAGAAACCTAATGAACTGAGCCTTCTAGTGCAGGAGAAACCAGAAGAGCTGAGCCCCCTGGTGCAGGAGAATCTAGTGGAACCCAGCCTGGATTTACAGGTGATTCCAGTAAGACATGAAAAACCAGCTGAACGGATGCCAGTGGTTcagaagaaaccagaaacagaagacactgtggagctggagAAGAAAGTAGAGCAAGCCCAGGAGAAACCAGTAGAAAAAGCCCAGGAGAAACCAGTAGAGAAAGCCCAGGAGAAACCAGTAGAAAAAGCCCAGGAGAAACCAGTAGAAAAAGCCCAGGAGAAACCAGTAGAGAAAGCCCAGGAGAAACCAGTAGAAAAAGCCCAGGAGAAACCAGTAGAGAAAGCCCAGGAGAAACCAGTAGAGAAAGCCCAGGAGAAACCAGTAGAGAAAGCCCAGGAGAAACCAGTAGAGAAAGCCCAGGAGAAACCAGAAGAACCGAGCCCTCCGGTGCAGGAGAAACGAGAAGAACTGAGCCCTCCAGGTCATGTGAAACGAGAAGAACTGAGCCCTCCAG GTCATGTGAAACGAGAAGAACTGAGCCCTCCAGGTCATGTGAAACGAGAAGAACTGAGCCCTCCAGGTCATGTGAAACGAGAAGAACTGAGCCCTCCAG GTCATGTGAAACGAGAAGAACTGAGCCCTCCAGGTCATGTGAAACGAGAAGAACTGAGCCCTCCAGGTCATGTGAAACGAGAAGAACTGAGCCCTCCAGGTCATGTGAAACGAGAAGAACTGAGCCCTCCAGGTCATGTGAAACGAGAAGAACTGAGCCCTCCAGGTCATGTGAAACGAGAAGAACTGAGCCCTCCAGGTCATGTGAAACGAGAAGAACTGAACCCTCCAGGTCATGTGAAACGAGAAGAACTGAGTCCTCCAGTGCAGGAAAAAACAGAAGAACCGAACCCTGACGCGCAGGAGAAACCAGAAGCACTGCCCCCTGTTGATCAAGAGAAACCAGAAGAACTGAGCCCTGTCGAGCAAGAGAAACCACGGGTAGATGTGGCCCATGTGGTTGAAGAGGAGTTGGTGGAGGTGAGCCCAGCAGCAGAGAAGGAGGCTCAGCCTGAGCAGGAGATGGAGGCTGAGATGGAGGAGGATCTACTGAGGATGGAAGATCCCGAGATGGGCAAACCAGAGATGGAAGTAGCAGAGATGGGATTAAATATGAAACAACCAGAGATGGAAGGAAAAGAAACGGAAGAACCAGAAATGGAGGAATCAGAAGTACCAAGGGTAAAAATGGAACCTGAAGTAGAAATGGACACAGAGGTGGAGATGGCGCTTGCAATGGGCGAGGGGCTCACCTACCAAGAGGAGGGCCCTCTTATGGAGGGTGAAAATGTCATGGCTGTAGAGCCAATCATGGATTTGGAACCACTGCCAGATGACACTTTGATTGAACAGAATTGGAGAGGAAGCAGTCCTATGGATGACAACAAGATGGCTCCAGAAATGATGTATAATTTTGATCTGGAAGAGGAGCCAATGACAGAACTGGAGCCGTTGCTAAGGGAGGGGCCTAGCCTGGAGGAAGACGATGAGTATGTCATGGCGGAGCAACCAATCGTGGAGCTGGAGCCTGAAATGAGGGATGTGCCTTTTGGAGAGAATCCAATCACGACAGATTACGCCATCAAGGGGGAGGAGCCAGTGAGGGAACTGATAGAAGACATGGGGCCTACGATGGAGAGGGAGTACTTCCTGGCTGAAGAACCAATCATGGAGCTGGAACCTGAAATGAGGGAGGGGCTATACACTGGGCATTATCCAATGACAGACTCAGCTGTGATGGTAGAGGAGCCAATGATGGAGTTGGAGCCTCTAGAAGAGAAGAGACATCTTAGGGAAGAGCGTTTGCTATTGGAGGAGGGGGTTCGAGTAAGAGAGAGGCCTCTCATGGAGCAGCCAACGTTGGGCAAGGGCCCCATGATGGATGGAGAGGCGCGAATGTGGGTGGAACCAGAGAGCGAGAAGCGGTCTTTAAATAGGGAGGATAGCGAGGTGGGGCTAAAGGAGAACATGGCCCAACTTGAACCTACAG GGAGGAGCTCCTGCAGTGGTGTGGTCCTGGAGGGGAAATGCTACCAGTTCTTCAGAGGCCCAAAGACAGCCTCAGATGCTGAG TTCTACTGCCAGGCTAACGTCCCTCGTGGCCACCTGGCATCCATCACGAGTCAGACCATCCACAGACAGGTCATGGACCTCATGCTGCAACAGATCGGAGGATACACACGCACCTGGGTTGGAGGACTACGCTACCTGGAC ACTGGTCGCTTCATCTGGTTGGACGGTGCCCACTGGTACTATGATGATTGGCTGCCCGGTGAGCCCAATTACACGGCAGGAGTGGAGAACTGTCTGGAGCTGCTGGCACTTG GAAATGGGAAGTTTAATGATATGCCGTGCTGGGATCTGCGAGCGTTTGTCTGCTCTCACCCTGTCTAG
- the LOC118366747 gene encoding fibrous sheath CABYR-binding protein-like isoform X30, translated as MKMKTLVFLLLSLTVALRRAHGVMDEWIDEWKPPLHQREIYPVLRDLEKPAGWNTEAIVKQTQLSSAVEEKPNELSLLVQEKPEELSPLVQENLVEPSLDLQVIPVRHEKPAERMPVVQKKPETEDTVELEKKVEQAQEKPVEKAQEKPVEKAQEKPVEKAQEKPVEKAQEKPVEKAQEKPVEKAQEKPVEKAQEKPVEKAQEKPVEKAQEKPVEKAQEKPEEPSPPVQEKREELSPPGHVKREELSPPGHVKQEELSPPGHVKREELSPPGHVKREELSPPGHVKREELSPPGHVKREELSPPGHVKREELSPPGHVKREELSPPGHVKREELSPPVQEKTEEPNPDAQEKPEALPPVDQEKPEELSPVEQEKPRVDVAHVVEEELVEVSPAAEKEAQPEQEMEAEMEEDLLRMEDPEMGKPEMEVAEMGLNMKQPEMEGKETEEPEMEESEVPRVKMEPEVEMDTEVEMALAMGEGLTYQEEGPLMEGENVMAVEPIMDLEPLPDDTLIEQNWRGSSPMDDNKMAPEMMYNFDLEEEPMTELEPLLREGPSLEEDDEYVMAEQPIVELEPEMRDVPFGENPITTDYAIKGEEPVRELIEDMGPTMEREYFLAEEPIMELEPEMREGLYTGHYPMTDSAVMVEEPMMELEPLEEKRHLREERLLLEEGVRVRERPLMEQPTLGKGPMMDGEARMWVEPESEKRSLNREDSEVGLKENMAQLEPTGRSSCSGVVLEGKCYQFFRGPKTASDAEFYCQANVPRGHLASITSQTIHRQVMDLMLQQIGGYTRTWVGGLRYLDTGRFIWLDGAHWYYDDWLPGEPNYTAGVENCLELLALGNGKFNDMPCWDLRAFVCSHPV; from the exons atgAAGATGAAGACTCTGGTCTTTCTGTTGTTGAGCCTGACAG TGGCTCTGCGGAGAGCACATGGAGTCATGGATGAATGGATTGATGAATGGAAACCACCTTTGCACCAGAGAGAGATCTACCCAGTCCTGAGAGAcctggagaaacccgctggctggaACACTGAGGCGATTGTAAAACAAACCCAGCTTAGTTCTGCGGTGGAGGAGAAACCTAATGAACTGAGCCTTCTAGTGCAGGAGAAACCAGAAGAGCTGAGCCCCCTGGTGCAGGAGAATCTAGTGGAACCCAGCCTGGATTTACAGGTGATTCCAGTAAGACATGAAAAACCAGCTGAACGGATGCCAGTGGTTcagaagaaaccagaaacagaagacactgtggagctggagAAGAAAGTAGAGCAAGCCCAGGAGAAACCAGTAGAAAAAGCCCAGGAGAAACCAGTAGAGAAAGCCCAGGAGAAACCAGTAGAAAAAGCCCAGGAGAAACCAGTAGAAAAAGCCCAGGAGAAACCAGTAGAGAAAGCCCAGGAGAAACCAGTAGAAAAAGCCCAGGAGAAACCAGTAGAGAAAGCCCAGGAGAAACCAGTAGAGAAAGCCCAGGAGAAACCAGTAGAGAAAGCCCAGGAGAAACCAGTAGAGAAAGCCCAGGAGAAACCAGAAGAACCGAGCCCTCCGGTGCAGGAGAAACGAGAAGAACTGAGCCCTCCAGGTCATGTGAAACGAGAAGAACTGAGCCCTCCAGGTCATGTGAAACAAGAAGAACTGAGTCCTCCAGGTCATGTGAAACGAGAAGAACTGAGTCCTCCAGGTCATGTGAAACGAGAAGAACTGAGCCCTCCAGGTCATGTGAAACGAGAAGAACTGAGCCCTCCAGGTCATGTGAAACGAGAAGAACTGAGCCCTCCAG GTCATGTGAAACGAGAAGAACTGAGCCCTCCAGGTCATGTGAAACGAGAAGAACTGAGCCCTCCAG GTCATGTGAAACGAGAAGAACTGAGTCCTCCAGTGCAGGAAAAAACAGAAGAACCGAACCCTGACGCGCAGGAGAAACCAGAAGCACTGCCCCCTGTTGATCAAGAGAAACCAGAAGAACTGAGCCCTGTCGAGCAAGAGAAACCACGGGTAGATGTGGCCCATGTGGTTGAAGAGGAGTTGGTGGAGGTGAGCCCAGCAGCAGAGAAGGAGGCTCAGCCTGAGCAGGAGATGGAGGCTGAGATGGAGGAGGATCTACTGAGGATGGAAGATCCCGAGATGGGCAAACCAGAGATGGAAGTAGCAGAGATGGGATTAAATATGAAACAACCAGAGATGGAAGGAAAAGAAACGGAAGAACCAGAAATGGAGGAATCAGAAGTACCAAGGGTAAAAATGGAACCTGAAGTAGAAATGGACACAGAGGTGGAGATGGCGCTTGCAATGGGCGAGGGGCTCACCTACCAAGAGGAGGGCCCTCTTATGGAGGGTGAAAATGTCATGGCTGTAGAGCCAATCATGGATTTGGAACCACTGCCAGATGACACTTTGATTGAACAGAATTGGAGAGGAAGCAGTCCTATGGATGACAACAAGATGGCTCCAGAAATGATGTATAATTTTGATCTGGAAGAGGAGCCAATGACAGAACTGGAGCCGTTGCTAAGGGAGGGGCCTAGCCTGGAGGAAGACGATGAGTATGTCATGGCGGAGCAACCAATCGTGGAGCTGGAGCCTGAAATGAGGGATGTGCCTTTTGGAGAGAATCCAATCACGACAGATTACGCCATCAAGGGGGAGGAGCCAGTGAGGGAACTGATAGAAGACATGGGGCCTACGATGGAGAGGGAGTACTTCCTGGCTGAAGAACCAATCATGGAGCTGGAACCTGAAATGAGGGAGGGGCTATACACTGGGCATTATCCAATGACAGACTCAGCTGTGATGGTAGAGGAGCCAATGATGGAGTTGGAGCCTCTAGAAGAGAAGAGACATCTTAGGGAAGAGCGTTTGCTATTGGAGGAGGGGGTTCGAGTAAGAGAGAGGCCTCTCATGGAGCAGCCAACGTTGGGCAAGGGCCCCATGATGGATGGAGAGGCGCGAATGTGGGTGGAACCAGAGAGCGAGAAGCGGTCTTTAAATAGGGAGGATAGCGAGGTGGGGCTAAAGGAGAACATGGCCCAACTTGAACCTACAG GGAGGAGCTCCTGCAGTGGTGTGGTCCTGGAGGGGAAATGCTACCAGTTCTTCAGAGGCCCAAAGACAGCCTCAGATGCTGAG TTCTACTGCCAGGCTAACGTCCCTCGTGGCCACCTGGCATCCATCACGAGTCAGACCATCCACAGACAGGTCATGGACCTCATGCTGCAACAGATCGGAGGATACACACGCACCTGGGTTGGAGGACTACGCTACCTGGAC ACTGGTCGCTTCATCTGGTTGGACGGTGCCCACTGGTACTATGATGATTGGCTGCCCGGTGAGCCCAATTACACGGCAGGAGTGGAGAACTGTCTGGAGCTGCTGGCACTTG GAAATGGGAAGTTTAATGATATGCCGTGCTGGGATCTGCGAGCGTTTGTCTGCTCTCACCCTGTCTAG